The Apium graveolens cultivar Ventura chromosome 6, ASM990537v1, whole genome shotgun sequence genome contains a region encoding:
- the LOC141668448 gene encoding uncharacterized protein LOC141668448 isoform X1, translated as MLSILRRRIPRSLTSTIFTPQTTTSLTHSPPAHLTHLQSPPLNPPPFLPNLIKSFRSTTASFARPRTPYGNDDDFKIGPDDILFEGCDYNHWLITMDFPKDPRPSDEEMVEAYVQTAAKVLGSVEEAKKKMYACSTTTYTGFQVEVSEEVSKKFEGLPGVVFILPDSYIDPVNKQYGGDKYENGVITHRPPPVQSGRQGGRYGDRNRDFNRPSRPRGEFQQGNPAFDNRGPPQGSAGNFRPPQNPMPQQNYGPPRVAPMNNYAGGQENYQGQMRDQILPNQGNYMQSQRGDSYPQGSRMPSGELNNNAPQQGVNFRQGAGGSYSQGAGGSYGQGAGSSYGQGGGGSYGQGGGGSYGQGAGGQGGGGSYGQGAGGQGGGGSYGQGAGGQGGGGSYRQGGGTWQGAGSTGQGAGSTGQGSIGNYGQGSMGNAGQGASSNYGQGVGGHYGQGASSNYGQGTVGAVPDQEKFSNYGHNNPVHGGSQGLGEQMNDLHQVQQ; from the exons ATGCTCTCAATTCTCCGTCGGCGCATCCCCCGCTCTCTCACCTCCACTATCTTCACCCCTCAAACTACCACCTCTCTCACGCACTCCCCACCTGCGCATCTCACTCACCTCCAATCCCCACCCTTAAACCCTCCTCCATTTCTCCCCAATTTAATCAAATCATTTCGATCAACCACCGCTTCATTCGCGCGTCCGCGAACCCCGTATGGAAATGACGACGATTTCAAGATTGGCCCTGATGATATTTTGTTCGAGGGATGTGATTATAATCACTGGCTGATTACTATGGATTTTCCGAAAGACCCGAGACCGTCGGATGAAGAGATGGTTGAGGCGTATGTTCAGACTGCTGCCAAAGTTCTCGGGAG TGTTGAGGAGGCAAAGAAAAAAATGTATGCATGTAGCACGACAACTTATACAGGTTTTCAGGTTGAGGTGTCAGAGGAAGTATCAAAAAAGTTTGAAG GTCTACCTGGTGTGGTATTTATATTGCCAGATTCTTATATTGACCCGGTGAACAAACAGTATGGAG GAGATAAATATGAAAATGGAGTAATAACACATAGACCACCTCCTGTTCAATCTGGAAGGCAAGGAGGACGGTATGGTGATCGAAATAGAGACTTCAACAGGCCAAGTCGTCCTCGAGGTGAATTTCAGCAGGGAAATCCGGCATTTGATAACCGAGGGCCCCCTCAAGGGAGTGCAGGAAACTTTAGGCCACCACAAAATCCTATGCCACAGCAGAATTATGGCCCCCCTAGAGTTGCTCCAATGAATAATTATGCTGGTGGTCAGGAAAATTATCAGGGACAAATGAGAGATCAAATTCTCCCTAATCAGGGAAATTACATGCAAAGTCAAAGAGGAGATTCTTACCCTCAAGGGAGTAGAATGCCATCAGGAGAGCTCAATAACAATGCACCTCAACAAGGTGTAAATTTTAGGCAGGGTGCTGGAGGCAGTTACAGCCAGGGTGCTGGTGGCAGTTATGGGCAGGGTGCTGGTAGCAGTTACGGGCAAGGAGGTGGTGGCAGTTACGGGCAAGGAGGTGGTGGCAGTTACGGGCAAGGTGCTGGGGGGCAAGGAGGTGGTGGCAGTTACGGGCAAGGTGCTGGGGGGCAAGGAGGTGGTGGCAGTTATGGGCAAGGTGCTGGTGGGCAAGGGGGTGGTGGCAGTTACAGGCAAGGTGGTGGCACGTGGCAAGGTGCAGGTAGCACTGGGCAAGGTGCAGGTAGCACTGGGCAAGGTTCCATTGGTAATTATGGACAAGGTTCCATGGGCAATGCTGGACAAGGTGCCAGTAGTAATTATGGGCAAGGTGTGGGTGGCCATTACGGGCAAGGCGCCAGCAGTAACTATGGGCAAGGTACAGTTGGAGCTGTCCCTGACCAAGAAAAGTTTTCCAACTATGGTCATAATAATCCAGTACATGGCGGAAGTCAGGGGTTAGGAGAGCAGATGAATGACCTGCACCAGGTGCAGCAATAG
- the LOC141668448 gene encoding uncharacterized protein LOC141668448 isoform X2, with protein MLSILRRRIPRSLTSTIFTPQTTTSLTHSPPAHLTHLQSPPLNPPPFLPNLIKSFRSTTASFARPRTPYGNDDDFKIGPDDILFEGCDYNHWLITMDFPKDPRPSDEEMVEAYVQTAAKVLGSVEEAKKKMYACSTTTYTGFQVEVSEEVSKKFEGLPGVVFILPDSYIDPVNKQYGGDKYENGVITHRPPPVQSGRQGGRYGDRNRDFNRPSRPRGEFQQGNPAFDNRGPPQGSAGNFRPPQNPMPQQNYGPPRVAPMNNYAGGQENYQGQMRDQILPNQGNYMQSQRGDSYPQGSRMPSGELNNNAPQQGVNFRQGAGGSYSQGAGGSYGQGAGSSYGQGGGGSYGQGAGGQGGGGSYGQGAGGQGGGGSYRQGGGTWQGAGSTGQGAGSTGQGSIGNYGQGSMGNAGQGASSNYGQGVGGHYGQGASSNYGQGTVGAVPDQEKFSNYGHNNPVHGGSQGLGEQMNDLHQVQQ; from the exons ATGCTCTCAATTCTCCGTCGGCGCATCCCCCGCTCTCTCACCTCCACTATCTTCACCCCTCAAACTACCACCTCTCTCACGCACTCCCCACCTGCGCATCTCACTCACCTCCAATCCCCACCCTTAAACCCTCCTCCATTTCTCCCCAATTTAATCAAATCATTTCGATCAACCACCGCTTCATTCGCGCGTCCGCGAACCCCGTATGGAAATGACGACGATTTCAAGATTGGCCCTGATGATATTTTGTTCGAGGGATGTGATTATAATCACTGGCTGATTACTATGGATTTTCCGAAAGACCCGAGACCGTCGGATGAAGAGATGGTTGAGGCGTATGTTCAGACTGCTGCCAAAGTTCTCGGGAG TGTTGAGGAGGCAAAGAAAAAAATGTATGCATGTAGCACGACAACTTATACAGGTTTTCAGGTTGAGGTGTCAGAGGAAGTATCAAAAAAGTTTGAAG GTCTACCTGGTGTGGTATTTATATTGCCAGATTCTTATATTGACCCGGTGAACAAACAGTATGGAG GAGATAAATATGAAAATGGAGTAATAACACATAGACCACCTCCTGTTCAATCTGGAAGGCAAGGAGGACGGTATGGTGATCGAAATAGAGACTTCAACAGGCCAAGTCGTCCTCGAGGTGAATTTCAGCAGGGAAATCCGGCATTTGATAACCGAGGGCCCCCTCAAGGGAGTGCAGGAAACTTTAGGCCACCACAAAATCCTATGCCACAGCAGAATTATGGCCCCCCTAGAGTTGCTCCAATGAATAATTATGCTGGTGGTCAGGAAAATTATCAGGGACAAATGAGAGATCAAATTCTCCCTAATCAGGGAAATTACATGCAAAGTCAAAGAGGAGATTCTTACCCTCAAGGGAGTAGAATGCCATCAGGAGAGCTCAATAACAATGCACCTCAACAAGGTGTAAATTTTAGGCAGGGTGCTGGAGGCAGTTACAGCCAGGGTGCTGGTGGCAGTTATGGGCAGGGTGCTGGTAGCAGTTACGGGCAAGGAG GTGGTGGCAGTTACGGGCAAGGTGCTGGGGGGCAAGGAGGTGGTGGCAGTTATGGGCAAGGTGCTGGTGGGCAAGGGGGTGGTGGCAGTTACAGGCAAGGTGGTGGCACGTGGCAAGGTGCAGGTAGCACTGGGCAAGGTGCAGGTAGCACTGGGCAAGGTTCCATTGGTAATTATGGACAAGGTTCCATGGGCAATGCTGGACAAGGTGCCAGTAGTAATTATGGGCAAGGTGTGGGTGGCCATTACGGGCAAGGCGCCAGCAGTAACTATGGGCAAGGTACAGTTGGAGCTGTCCCTGACCAAGAAAAGTTTTCCAACTATGGTCATAATAATCCAGTACATGGCGGAAGTCAGGGGTTAGGAGAGCAGATGAATGACCTGCACCAGGTGCAGCAATAG